A single Candidatus Krumholzibacteriia bacterium DNA region contains:
- a CDS encoding C25 family cysteine peptidase: GNARAEEALKLSTWSPFFAPLYDRIAGGRGLHDSYPDLVRDVVTLVVVAPPQFEAQLQDFVDWKTERGFHTILAITGTPEVGTTKQEIRNYIHGLYNNATPELPAPSFVIFVGDVAQMPTWTEAGDATDRPYCDVEGDLVPDIYYGRFSATNPSQLQAILDKTLMYDQFAMPDPSYLEEVVMIAGMDWSHGSTWGNGQVNYGTNYYFNPEHNIYSHTYLYPESGSNSGNIIQHVSDGVSYINYSAHGDQTSWSDPYFGQSDINGLNNYGKYCLAVGNCCMTSAYDYGECFAETWLRATDKGAIGYIGGSDNTYWDEDYWWGVGNTSSIIANPTYEGSGLGAYDGLFHDHGEAETQHYVTNDAIIFSGNLAVMEAGSSLATYYWNIYNLMGDPSISTWIGLPQVNPVDHPAVISSDMASVELSAAPGSYVGLSQGGVLAGAGTVDASGTSEIELWNLDPLGGSLSLLVMAQNRVPYSAEILLGDVDLPEISVSPDSMDLVLYTGETDSHLLSISNTGEEGSTLLYSLSLLDPLLPLERSVEGSTLTPDPSNYEPHQTQTYTLTVYNNSSDYEWLSQVTLDFSSGVVVESSSDFVGGSGGELASNHATGPGALLSWDDENGGWGNIYGGESATCQITLSFLGISGDLSIPFSIRGDIYGDEPHEIFGNMILEGPSGPGITVLSPSGEELWAIGSLEEFRWAWSGDIPFVKIELSRDNGETWEILAQSTENIGTWPWLVEGSPSADCLAKISSSDGSVSGESNAPFLIFQPLDWIELEVSEGGLGAGETANIPVNLDASGLAQGDYRVNIVIEHNAPGPDITVPLILHVLEGGTGVEFETPELQHFGNFPNPFNPKTRLDFHLPTSGPALLQIHDVSGRVLRTLHEGVLASGFHSLEWDGRDHFGQELPSGIYFSRLSFGNESRSRKMLLLK; this comes from the coding sequence CGCAGTTTGAGGCCCAGTTGCAGGACTTTGTGGACTGGAAGACCGAGCGTGGCTTCCACACGATTCTTGCGATCACGGGCACTCCGGAAGTGGGCACGACGAAGCAGGAGATTCGAAATTACATCCACGGTCTCTACAACAACGCTACTCCCGAACTTCCCGCACCGAGCTTTGTGATCTTTGTCGGCGATGTGGCACAGATGCCGACCTGGACCGAGGCTGGAGATGCTACGGACCGTCCCTACTGCGATGTTGAGGGCGATCTGGTTCCGGACATCTACTATGGCCGCTTCTCGGCCACGAACCCGAGCCAGTTGCAGGCGATTCTCGACAAGACACTGATGTACGATCAGTTCGCCATGCCGGATCCTTCCTACCTGGAGGAAGTCGTGATGATTGCCGGCATGGACTGGAGCCATGGTTCCACCTGGGGCAATGGGCAGGTCAACTACGGCACGAACTATTACTTCAACCCTGAACACAACATCTACAGCCACACCTACCTGTATCCCGAGTCGGGGAGCAACTCGGGGAACATCATCCAGCATGTAAGCGACGGTGTGAGCTACATCAACTACTCGGCTCACGGGGACCAGACCAGTTGGTCGGATCCCTACTTCGGACAGAGTGATATCAACGGCCTGAACAACTACGGGAAGTACTGCCTCGCCGTCGGCAATTGCTGCATGACGAGTGCCTACGACTACGGCGAGTGCTTTGCCGAGACCTGGCTGCGGGCAACGGACAAGGGCGCGATCGGCTACATCGGCGGATCGGACAACACCTACTGGGACGAGGACTACTGGTGGGGAGTGGGAAATACGAGCAGTATTATCGCCAACCCGACCTATGAAGGCTCCGGTCTGGGAGCCTATGACGGGCTCTTCCACGATCACGGCGAGGCCGAGACGCAGCACTATGTGACCAACGACGCGATCATCTTCTCCGGGAACCTGGCCGTGATGGAAGCGGGCTCGAGTCTGGCGACTTACTACTGGAACATCTACAACCTCATGGGCGACCCGAGCATTTCCACCTGGATCGGCTTGCCGCAAGTCAACCCGGTGGATCATCCCGCAGTGATTTCTTCGGACATGGCAAGTGTGGAACTCAGTGCAGCGCCGGGAAGCTATGTGGGGCTGAGTCAGGGTGGCGTTCTCGCAGGAGCCGGGACGGTGGATGCGAGCGGCACGAGTGAGATTGAGCTCTGGAACCTGGATCCTCTCGGAGGAAGCCTTTCGCTTCTGGTCATGGCCCAGAACCGTGTGCCCTATTCCGCGGAGATTCTGCTGGGCGATGTGGATCTTCCGGAGATCAGTGTCAGTCCCGATTCCATGGACCTGGTTCTTTATACCGGCGAGACGGACAGCCATCTTCTCAGCATCAGCAATACCGGCGAAGAGGGAAGCACTTTGCTGTATTCTCTCTCTCTTCTGGATCCTCTTCTTCCCCTGGAGCGGAGTGTGGAAGGTTCCACCCTGACTCCGGATCCTTCGAACTACGAGCCGCACCAGACGCAGACCTACACGCTCACGGTCTACAACAACAGTTCCGACTATGAGTGGCTCAGTCAGGTGACTCTCGATTTTTCATCCGGCGTGGTTGTGGAAAGTTCCTCGGACTTTGTCGGGGGAAGCGGGGGAGAACTGGCCAGTAATCATGCCACCGGGCCCGGAGCCCTGCTGTCCTGGGATGATGAAAACGGCGGTTGGGGGAACATCTACGGCGGTGAGTCCGCCACCTGCCAGATCACCCTGAGTTTCCTGGGAATCTCCGGTGACCTGTCCATTCCCTTCAGCATCCGGGGAGACATCTACGGAGACGAGCCTCATGAGATCTTCGGCAACATGATCCTGGAAGGACCGTCGGGGCCCGGGATTACGGTACTCAGCCCTTCGGGAGAGGAACTCTGGGCCATCGGAAGCCTGGAGGAGTTCCGCTGGGCCTGGAGCGGGGACATTCCCTTCGTGAAGATCGAACTCAGCAGGGACAACGGAGAGACTTGGGAGATTCTTGCACAGTCCACGGAGAACATCGGCACCTGGCCCTGGCTGGTGGAGGGGTCTCCTTCTGCAGACTGCCTGGCGAAAATCAGCAGCAGCGATGGCAGCGTGAGCGGAGAGAGCAATGCTCCTTTCCTGATCTTCCAGCCTCTGGACTGGATCGAACTGGAAGTGAGTGAGGGGGGACTGGGCGCAGGGGAGACTGCGAACATTCCGGTCAATCTGGATGCCAGCGGTCTGGCGCAGGGAGACTACCGGGTGAACATTGTCATCGAACACAATGCTCCCGGCCCGGACATCACGGTTCCCCTGATCCTTCATGTTCTTGAGGGGGGGACGGGAGTGGAGTTCGAAACACCAGAACTTCAGCACTTTGGCAATTTCCCGAATCCCTTCAACCCGAAAACCCGGCTGGACTTTCATCTGCCGACTTCGGGTCCGGCGCTCCTGCAGATACACGATGTATCCGGCCGTGTCCTTCGCACACTCCACGAGGGGGTTCTTGCGTCGGGATTTCACTCCCTTGAATGGGACGGTCGTGATCACTTCGGACAGGAGCTTCCAAGTGGGATCTATTTCAGCCGGCTTTCCTTCGGAAATGAAAGCAGAAGCCGGAAGATGCTCCTTCTCAAGTAG